In Pseudomonas saudiphocaensis, one DNA window encodes the following:
- the secG gene encoding preprotein translocase subunit SecG — MLQTVVIVVHLLVALALVVLVLLQQGKGADAGASFGSGASATVFGSQGSTTFLSRFTAILAGVFFLTSLGLAYFATQQAGMLSQAGLPDPAVLEIPVSKPAVEDVPVLESAPSAGSAGDVPQVEEKQ; from the coding sequence ATGTTGCAGACTGTTGTGATTGTGGTGCATCTGCTGGTTGCCCTTGCTTTGGTTGTGTTGGTTCTGCTGCAGCAGGGCAAGGGTGCGGATGCTGGCGCTTCCTTCGGTTCGGGTGCTTCGGCAACCGTGTTTGGAAGTCAGGGTTCTACTACCTTTCTTAGTCGTTTTACTGCTATACTTGCCGGCGTTTTTTTCCTGACAAGTTTGGGTCTGGCCTACTTCGCTACCCAGCAAGCAGGAATGCTGTCTCAGGCGGGTCTTCCTGATCCGGCGGTTCTTGAGATTCCGGTCAGCAAGCCAGCTGTCGAAGATGTACCTGTTCTGGAGTCCGCTCCGTCCGCAGGTTCTGCTGGTGATGTTCCTCAGGTTGAGGAGAAGCAGTAA
- the rimP gene encoding ribosome maturation factor RimP translates to MSSKLEQLHALLAPVVEALGYQCWGVEFLSQGKHSLLRVYIDHSNGILVDDCEKVSRQLSGVLDVEDPISSDYTLEVSSPGLDRPLFTLEQYAANAGEQVKIKLRSPFEGRRNFQGLLRGVEEQDVVVLVDDHEYLLPVDMIDKANIVPRFE, encoded by the coding sequence ATGTCGAGCAAGCTAGAACAGTTGCACGCCTTGCTGGCCCCGGTGGTTGAAGCACTGGGCTATCAATGCTGGGGAGTCGAGTTTCTCTCGCAGGGTAAGCATTCCTTGCTGAGGGTATATATCGATCATTCCAACGGCATTCTTGTCGATGACTGTGAAAAGGTCAGTCGCCAGCTTAGCGGTGTGCTCGATGTTGAAGATCCCATCAGCAGCGACTACACCCTTGAAGTGTCTTCGCCTGGGTTGGACCGGCCGTTGTTTACGCTGGAACAGTACGCTGCGAATGCTGGTGAGCAGGTCAAAATAAAACTGCGATCGCCCTTTGAGGGGCGGCGAAATTTCCAGGGTCTTCTTCGCGGGGTGGAAGAGCAGGATGTGGTGGTGCTGGTTGATGATCACGAGTATCTGTTGCCGGTCGATATGATCGACAAGGCAAATATTGTTCCCCGTTTTGAGTAA
- the nusA gene encoding transcription termination factor NusA → MSKEVLLVVESVSNEKGVPAGVIFEALELALATATKKRFEDEVDLRVEINRQNGSYETFRRWTVVEEEDFDDPAHQLTVDMEQAREANAKVGDVLEEKVESIEFGRIAAQTAKQVIVQKVREAERAQVVEAYRDRLGEIISGTVKKVTRDSVIVDLGNNAEALLAREDIIARETFRVGARVRALLKEIRTENRGPQLILSRTAPQMLIELFRIEVPEIAEELIEVMGASRDPGSRAKIAVRSKDKRIDPQGACIGMRGSRVQAVSGEIGGERVDIVLWDENPAQFVINAMAPAEVAAIIVDEDAHAMDIAVAEDNLAQAIGRGGQNVRLASQLTGWTLNVMTEDDIQAKQQEETGDILRNFIEELDVDEELAQVLVEEGFSTLEEIAYVPLEEMLGIEGFDEEIVNELRTRAKDRLLTKAIATEEKLADAQPDEDLLALEGMDKELAVELAVRGVITREDLAEQSIDDLLDIDGIDEERAGKLIMAARAHWFE, encoded by the coding sequence ATGAGCAAAGAAGTACTGCTGGTTGTGGAATCGGTATCCAACGAAAAAGGCGTACCGGCCGGTGTGATTTTCGAGGCGTTGGAGCTGGCTTTGGCCACGGCTACCAAAAAGCGTTTCGAGGACGAAGTTGACCTGCGTGTAGAGATCAATCGACAGAACGGCAGCTATGAAACGTTCCGTCGCTGGACTGTGGTCGAAGAAGAGGATTTCGACGATCCGGCACATCAGTTGACGGTCGATATGGAGCAGGCCCGCGAGGCCAACGCCAAGGTTGGCGATGTGCTCGAAGAGAAGGTCGAGTCCATCGAGTTCGGTCGTATCGCCGCCCAGACCGCCAAGCAGGTCATCGTGCAGAAAGTTCGTGAGGCTGAACGCGCGCAGGTCGTCGAGGCCTACCGTGATCGTCTGGGCGAGATCATCTCCGGCACGGTGAAAAAGGTTACCCGCGACAGCGTGATTGTCGATCTGGGCAACAACGCCGAAGCGTTGCTGGCTCGCGAGGACATCATTGCACGCGAAACCTTCCGTGTAGGTGCTCGTGTTCGTGCGCTGCTCAAGGAAATTCGCACCGAGAACCGCGGCCCGCAGCTGATCCTGTCGCGTACCGCGCCGCAGATGCTGATCGAGCTGTTCCGCATTGAAGTGCCGGAAATTGCCGAAGAGCTGATCGAGGTAATGGGCGCGTCGCGTGATCCGGGCTCTCGTGCCAAGATCGCGGTCCGCTCCAAGGACAAGCGCATCGATCCGCAAGGCGCCTGTATTGGTATGCGTGGCTCACGTGTACAGGCGGTTTCGGGTGAGATCGGTGGCGAGCGTGTCGATATCGTCCTCTGGGACGAGAACCCGGCGCAGTTCGTCATCAACGCCATGGCACCCGCCGAAGTGGCTGCCATCATCGTTGATGAGGATGCCCACGCCATGGACATCGCCGTTGCCGAAGACAACCTGGCCCAGGCTATTGGCCGTGGTGGCCAGAACGTGCGACTGGCCAGTCAGCTGACTGGCTGGACGTTGAACGTGATGACCGAGGACGACATCCAGGCCAAGCAGCAGGAAGAAACGGGCGATATCCTGCGCAATTTCATTGAAGAGCTGGATGTCGATGAAGAACTGGCACAGGTCCTGGTAGAGGAAGGTTTCTCTACTCTCGAAGAAATTGCCTACGTCCCGCTGGAGGAAATGCTCGGCATTGAAGGCTTCGACGAAGAGATCGTCAATGAGCTACGTACCCGTGCCAAAGATCGCCTGCTGACCAAGGCGATCGCGACGGAAGAGAAACTGGCAGATGCCCAGCCAGACGAGGATTTACTCGCGCTGGAAGGCATGGACAAAGAACTGGCGGTCGAGTTGGCAGTGCGGGGAGTCATCACCCGCGAAGACCTGGCCGAGCAGTCGATTGACGACCTGCTCGACATAGACGGCATTGATGAAGAACGTGCCGGCAAGCTGATCATGGCCGCCCGAGCCCATTGGTTCGAGTAA